One genomic region from Anabaena sp. PCC 7108 encodes:
- a CDS encoding DNA polymerase domain-containing protein, with amino-acid sequence MNINYNHRHFITKSNNQITVAENKLNIFYTDNTVYGSWQPLQTIKPYNALKQMVIDIETSGLIPSKDRICAIGCMNELGEYFVFMDENESKLLCQFIAYFQSIYPDVVLTYNGTDFDFPFIITRCLINNISHPFTISQQSRIIKTAQIFGKPMNISEIFISNSQHIDVYICVLRWDFVNKALYQHSLKSAVIEMGLRESARLVLTPQEIQRCWGESAGSQGWETIRKYLIYDLEDTKLIADKLVPSYYYESLIVPGMNLQQLSLTGNGTKWQRVLERQYPGYKPTADLKLKFEGGLVMSVPGLHKHIAKIDVSSLYPSIMLKYGICSRKDTRRVGLSILDYLTRERLRLKELGKAGDLAAKQAEAALKVLINSLFGFYGTSGVGFNDMEAAALVTAYGRRILRFMIDVIEKAGGIQVESDTDGVFFSHSEPLLIFEKLQNALPAGINIELEILAKAMFVPSKGAKNYIIWHEDGKITTKGSWRKRDRSRLEKEFPLNYLTQYLLSKAKAEQYYQELTKVIRSGDFPVEQLQVTRKIKKGEKALLVLGNTGDVVTFYQGITGLTNSEGYSSGYYLELIAKKRDELLSVVEPQGDVGKQLSLF; translated from the coding sequence ATGAACATTAATTACAATCATCGTCATTTTATCACCAAAAGCAATAATCAAATTACCGTTGCCGAAAATAAATTAAACATATTCTACACAGATAATACAGTTTATGGCTCATGGCAACCTTTACAGACAATTAAACCTTACAATGCCCTGAAACAAATGGTTATTGACATTGAAACTTCAGGGCTGATTCCTAGTAAAGATAGAATTTGCGCTATTGGTTGTATGAATGAATTGGGCGAATATTTTGTATTTATGGATGAAAATGAATCAAAATTACTCTGCCAATTTATTGCCTATTTTCAGTCTATTTATCCTGATGTAGTTCTCACATACAACGGTACAGATTTTGATTTTCCTTTTATCATTACTAGATGCCTAATCAATAACATATCTCATCCATTTACTATTTCTCAGCAATCGAGAATTATCAAGACAGCACAGATATTTGGTAAGCCTATGAATATTTCCGAAATATTCATCAGCAACAGCCAACATATTGATGTTTACATTTGCGTCCTGAGATGGGATTTTGTCAATAAAGCATTATATCAACATTCCCTAAAAAGTGCAGTCATAGAAATGGGATTGCGAGAATCTGCTAGGTTGGTTTTAACTCCCCAAGAAATTCAAAGGTGTTGGGGTGAAAGTGCAGGTTCTCAAGGATGGGAAACAATCAGAAAATACCTAATTTATGACTTGGAAGATACGAAATTAATTGCTGATAAATTAGTTCCTTCCTATTACTATGAATCGCTGATAGTACCAGGTATGAATTTACAACAACTATCGCTCACAGGTAATGGTACTAAATGGCAGCGAGTTTTAGAAAGACAATATCCAGGTTACAAACCAACTGCTGATCTGAAGTTGAAATTTGAGGGAGGACTGGTAATGTCTGTACCAGGTTTACACAAACACATTGCCAAAATTGATGTTTCCAGTCTGTATCCCAGCATTATGCTTAAATATGGGATTTGCTCCCGCAAGGATACGCGACGAGTGGGGTTAAGTATTCTCGATTATCTCACGAGGGAACGACTCAGACTCAAGGAATTAGGAAAAGCTGGAGATTTAGCTGCTAAACAAGCTGAAGCTGCTCTCAAGGTGTTAATCAACTCGTTGTTTGGCTTTTATGGGACTTCTGGTGTTGGTTTTAACGATATGGAAGCTGCTGCACTGGTTACAGCTTATGGTAGACGGATTCTGCGATTCATGATTGATGTGATTGAAAAAGCGGGAGGTATCCAGGTTGAAAGTGATACTGATGGTGTGTTCTTCTCCCACTCTGAACCTCTGCTGATATTTGAAAAGCTGCAAAATGCTTTACCTGCGGGTATTAATATAGAGTTGGAAATCCTTGCTAAAGCGATGTTTGTTCCCTCTAAAGGAGCTAAGAATTATATTATCTGGCATGAAGATGGTAAAATTACTACTAAGGGTTCATGGCGGAAACGTGATCGTTCTCGTCTAGAAAAGGAGTTTCCTTTGAACTACCTGACACAATATCTTCTGTCAAAAGCTAAGGCGGAACAATATTACCAGGAATTAACAAAGGTTATTCGTTCTGGTGATTTTCCTGTAGAACAGTTACAGGTTACTCGGAAAATTAAGAAGGGTGAAAAGGCTCTTTTGGTTTTGGGTAATACTGGGGATGTTGTGACATTTTATCAAGGAATTACGGGGTTGACTAATTCTGAAGGCTATTCCAGTGGGTATTATTTGGAGTTGATTGCTAAAAAACGAGATGAGTTACTTTCGGTTGTTGAGCCTCAAGGTGATGTGGGAAAGCAGTTGAGTCTGTTTTGA
- a CDS encoding DUF1822 family protein: MIRSFTFRVPISLEVHRIAQQLSQAQFTFEKAQKVYHNTLAVHAVDFYLRCMGLDTDFAQSDSHDKIMLAFTDVADLEVKNYGKLECLPVLSDAEVCYVPPDVWSDRIGYIVVHLNESLQQATIIGFAVTVAEKKGILPISELQTIADFPEYISQINLLELPTKNVEKTAVNLSNWLQNIFELDWQGLETLGIKSDGLAPILRDFEDSSMERIKLIDLGVQIRSHSLALLVGLKPEADNKVGIRVQLRPSLGENNLPPNVKLTLLSSSGEKKQEIESRTQDNYIQLKRWKSKPGTRFSLTITLNDLSLTEDFLV; the protein is encoded by the coding sequence ATGATAAGATCATTTACTTTTAGAGTTCCTATTTCTTTGGAAGTGCATAGAATAGCGCAACAGTTATCTCAAGCACAATTTACTTTCGAGAAAGCTCAAAAAGTCTATCACAATACTTTAGCAGTACATGCAGTAGATTTTTATCTGCGATGCATGGGACTAGACACAGATTTTGCTCAAAGTGATAGCCACGATAAAATAATGCTGGCTTTTACAGATGTGGCAGATTTAGAGGTAAAAAATTACGGCAAATTAGAGTGTCTTCCGGTGCTATCAGATGCAGAGGTTTGTTATGTACCACCAGACGTTTGGTCAGACCGAATTGGCTATATTGTAGTGCATCTTAACGAATCATTACAACAGGCGACAATTATAGGATTCGCCGTAACAGTAGCGGAAAAGAAAGGTATTCTACCTATCAGTGAGTTGCAAACAATCGCTGATTTTCCGGAGTATATAAGTCAAATAAATCTACTAGAATTGCCAACTAAAAACGTAGAAAAAACGGCAGTAAACTTGAGTAATTGGCTTCAGAATATCTTTGAGCTTGATTGGCAGGGTCTTGAAACATTAGGGATAAAATCCGATGGGTTAGCTCCTATTCTCAGGGATTTTGAAGATAGTAGTATGGAAAGAATCAAACTAATAGATTTGGGAGTGCAAATTAGGTCTCATTCTTTAGCACTGTTAGTAGGCCTAAAACCAGAAGCTGATAATAAAGTAGGTATTCGAGTACAATTGCGTCCAAGTCTAGGAGAAAATAATCTGCCGCCTAATGTCAAACTGACTTTACTCTCTTCTTCTGGAGAAAAAAAACAGGAAATCGAATCAAGAACTCAAGATAACTACATTCAACTCAAGCGATGGAAATCAAAACCTGGAACAAGATTTAGCCTGACAATAACTCTCAATGATTTAAGTCTGACAGAAGATTTTTTGGTGTAA
- a CDS encoding CHAT domain-containing protein gives MSNLVVLNLGNGDFKNGFPEVTAYLWRAGELEMKFTGSLPVILELKLPETYAHWQLLYRDLYQPFNWRVRGEDDDEFEINEIDITNVAHTDFGQLCQQLKTEINQLLNSEQFRKIDQQLRTQLQADEEIQVVIETNNELLQRLPWHLWNFFNDYPKAEIALSSLEYRRPTKLLPKTPRDKVRILAICGNPESRDSFGNSVKINIQEDLVSLRELPDAELTVLVEPQLEELNRYLWEFSWDILFFAGHSSSQEKGRIKLNKTDYLTIDQLNYGLRKAITQGLQLAIFNSCDSLGLARDLASLHIPQVIVMREPVPDRVAQEFLKHFLRAFAGGKSLSSAVREARERLQGLEEEFHCATWLPVIYPNPAVAPPIWLDLGRWSRSRCPYRGLFAFQKEDAPFFFGREAFTQQLVEVVQKEPLVTVLGSSGSGKSSVVFAGLIPVLESQGNWRIADFRPGDRPFHALAAALIPHFEPQLQSNIDRLQATRKLANDLRNETDALRDTIEEIVRQTADTRILLVADQFEELYTLCEAGERQCFLERLLEVVSAVNHHTPHFTLVLTLRADFLESALSDRSFADVMRYGYQMLGPMNRQELEEAIVQPAAMLGVTIESGLTKRLLDDIVNQPGQLPLLEFALTQLWDKQINAQLTNAAYDEIGYVKNGNIEIRGIKAALANYAEDVYRKLNDEEKERARCIFIQLVHPGEGTPDTRRIATRQDVGEENWDLVTHLANRRLVITNTRLFINSSGQPTEEETVEIVHEAMISGWFRLQLWLDLDRDFRTWQERMRTLMRQWKDAGQDEGALLQGVVLTTAEAWVKERPQEIRSDERYFIKRSIQVRDRKRRRTIYGLTGFSVIVTILAGVAGFAAIGQVNEKINAETALSQSKFALNQRLDALMQGIKATKEMQKLQRFGVANSNTQMQVAKALPELVYGVRERNRFDGHSKKVESVSFSPDGQLIASASEDQTVKIWNRDGLLLETLPGHKHWVNKISFSPDGKLIATASSDKTVKLWHLECVSIKNNNCQKINVNLLKTLDKKHNGHNDWVTDVSFSPDGNTLATASKDSTIKIWSRDGVFQKTIPAKTNISNKSDKSEKNGFWSVSFSPDGTVIAAAHDDKTIKLFNKDGTLLKTLIGHTNRVRHVSFSHDGKLIASGSDDKTAIIWQRDGKLLKTLTGHEGNVNRVRFSPDGKSIATVSDGDNENVKLWAIDGTLLTTFNGHRDRVKDVSFSPDGKILATASWDNSIRLWNLEGLFPKTLEGHKYRVMDVAWSPDAQTLATASWDQTVRFWNRDGAFLKRLEHTDQVNGVSFSPNNQLVATVDSSGTINLWRRDGTLLKSLTKQHTDFIRAVAWSPDSKILVTVGGEKDRTVKLWSREGQLLQTLKGHTDGVYGVSFSPDGKTIATSSKDNTVKLWSREGQPLQTLKGHAGWIWNVTFSPDGQFIASASEDNTVILWHRDGTLFKKFKTLKGHTARVSDVTFSSDGKLIATGSSDATIKFWNLDGLLLATLEEHKDRVMSVSFSPDGKTLASTSVDGAVKLWNLKNFKLTSDLNLLLARSCDWVGDYLKTNQKVEKSDRLLCP, from the coding sequence ATGAGCAACTTAGTTGTATTAAATCTCGGAAATGGAGATTTTAAAAATGGCTTTCCAGAAGTGACAGCGTATCTGTGGAGAGCAGGCGAATTAGAGATGAAATTTACGGGGAGTTTACCTGTTATTCTCGAACTAAAACTTCCGGAAACCTATGCACACTGGCAGTTACTCTACAGAGACTTATATCAACCTTTTAATTGGCGGGTTCGTGGGGAAGACGATGATGAATTTGAGATCAATGAAATAGATATTACCAACGTTGCACATACCGATTTTGGTCAGTTATGTCAACAACTAAAAACAGAAATTAATCAATTACTAAACTCTGAGCAGTTTCGCAAAATTGACCAGCAATTACGCACTCAATTACAAGCAGATGAAGAAATTCAAGTTGTGATTGAAACCAACAATGAATTGCTTCAACGCCTTCCCTGGCATTTGTGGAACTTCTTCAATGATTATCCCAAGGCGGAAATAGCCTTGAGTTCTCTAGAATACAGGCGACCGACAAAATTACTGCCAAAAACGCCTAGAGATAAAGTCAGAATTTTAGCAATTTGTGGCAATCCAGAAAGTCGTGATAGTTTTGGCAATTCGGTTAAAATTAATATTCAGGAAGACCTGGTATCGCTAAGAGAATTACCAGATGCAGAACTCACAGTTTTAGTTGAGCCACAATTAGAAGAGTTAAATAGATATCTGTGGGAATTTTCTTGGGATATTTTGTTTTTTGCTGGTCACAGTTCTAGTCAAGAAAAAGGTCGGATTAAGCTCAATAAAACTGACTACTTAACGATTGACCAATTAAATTATGGTTTGAGAAAAGCCATTACACAGGGTTTGCAGTTAGCAATTTTCAACTCCTGTGATAGTTTAGGTTTAGCGCGGGATTTGGCTTCTTTACATATCCCCCAAGTAATTGTGATGCGCGAACCCGTACCTGACCGCGTGGCACAAGAGTTTTTAAAACACTTTCTGAGGGCTTTTGCTGGGGGAAAATCCTTATCATCTGCGGTACGGGAAGCACGAGAAAGACTTCAAGGTTTAGAAGAAGAGTTTCATTGTGCAACTTGGTTGCCAGTAATTTACCCAAATCCAGCAGTCGCACCACCGATTTGGCTGGATTTGGGACGCTGGTCAAGGAGTCGGTGTCCCTATCGAGGGTTATTTGCTTTCCAAAAGGAGGATGCACCATTTTTCTTTGGGCGAGAAGCTTTTACACAACAATTAGTAGAAGTTGTGCAAAAAGAGCCTTTGGTGACTGTGCTTGGTTCTTCTGGTAGTGGTAAATCTTCGGTCGTTTTTGCTGGGTTAATCCCGGTACTCGAATCTCAAGGAAACTGGCGCATTGCTGATTTTCGACCGGGAGACCGTCCCTTCCACGCTTTGGCGGCTGCACTGATTCCTCATTTTGAACCCCAACTGCAAAGCAATATCGACCGACTACAGGCAACCAGAAAGCTAGCTAATGACTTACGCAATGAAACTGATGCCTTGCGGGATACTATCGAAGAGATTGTAAGGCAAACTGCTGATACCCGCATACTATTAGTAGCAGACCAGTTTGAGGAATTATACACTCTTTGCGAGGCAGGGGAACGCCAGTGTTTTTTGGAACGGCTGCTAGAGGTAGTGAGTGCAGTTAATCACCATACTCCCCACTTTACTCTCGTTCTGACTCTCCGGGCTGACTTTCTCGAATCTGCTCTATCTGACCGTTCTTTTGCAGATGTGATGCGTTATGGCTACCAAATGCTTGGGCCGATGAACCGTCAAGAATTGGAAGAGGCAATTGTTCAGCCTGCTGCAATGCTTGGAGTAACTATTGAGTCCGGGTTGACAAAACGGCTGTTGGATGACATTGTTAACCAACCAGGTCAGCTTCCGTTGTTGGAGTTTGCCCTTACCCAACTGTGGGATAAACAAATCAACGCCCAATTGACCAACGCCGCTTATGATGAAATCGGGTATGTCAAAAATGGAAATATAGAAATCCGGGGTATTAAAGCAGCTTTGGCTAACTATGCCGAGGATGTGTATAGAAAACTTAACGACGAGGAAAAAGAAAGGGCACGGTGCATTTTCATTCAACTGGTACATCCAGGAGAAGGGACACCGGATACTCGACGCATAGCCACCCGTCAGGACGTTGGGGAAGAAAACTGGGATTTGGTTACACACCTAGCTAACAGGCGGTTGGTAATTACTAATACTCGCTTGTTTATCAATAGCAGTGGTCAGCCAACCGAAGAAGAAACTGTCGAAATTGTACATGAAGCAATGATTTCAGGATGGTTTCGCCTGCAACTGTGGCTGGATTTAGATAGAGATTTCCGTACTTGGCAAGAGCGAATGCGTACCTTAATGCGTCAGTGGAAAGACGCAGGACAAGATGAAGGAGCGTTGTTGCAAGGTGTGGTTTTGACAACGGCTGAAGCTTGGGTGAAAGAACGACCCCAGGAAATACGCTCAGATGAGAGATATTTTATTAAGCGTAGCATCCAAGTACGCGATCGCAAAAGGCGACGTACAATTTACGGATTAACAGGTTTCTCGGTAATTGTGACAATTCTGGCTGGGGTGGCTGGGTTTGCAGCCATTGGTCAGGTTAATGAGAAAATTAATGCCGAAACTGCACTATCGCAATCCAAGTTTGCCTTGAATCAACGACTTGATGCTCTGATGCAAGGTATAAAAGCCACTAAGGAAATGCAAAAATTGCAAAGATTTGGTGTTGCCAACAGTAATACTCAAATGCAGGTAGCAAAGGCATTACCAGAATTAGTATATGGAGTGAGAGAACGCAATCGCTTTGACGGGCATTCCAAAAAGGTTGAAAGTGTGAGTTTCAGCCCAGATGGTCAGTTGATTGCTTCAGCAAGCGAAGACCAGACTGTCAAAATTTGGAATCGGGATGGCTTATTGCTGGAAACTTTACCAGGGCATAAACATTGGGTAAATAAAATTAGCTTTAGTCCGGACGGCAAACTCATTGCCACAGCTAGTTCAGACAAGACAGTTAAACTTTGGCATCTTGAGTGTGTTTCTATTAAAAATAATAACTGTCAAAAAATAAATGTTAATTTGTTAAAAACTCTTGACAAAAAGCATAATGGTCATAATGACTGGGTCACAGATGTTAGTTTCAGTCCAGATGGAAACACTTTAGCAACAGCGAGCAAAGATAGTACAATCAAAATTTGGAGCCGAGATGGTGTTTTTCAAAAAACCATCCCAGCCAAAACAAACATCTCAAACAAAAGTGATAAATCTGAAAAAAATGGTTTTTGGAGCGTGTCTTTCAGTCCAGATGGTACGGTAATTGCTGCCGCTCATGATGACAAAACTATAAAACTATTTAACAAAGATGGCACTTTACTCAAAACTCTTATAGGGCATACAAATCGTGTTAGGCACGTGAGTTTTAGTCATGATGGCAAGCTAATTGCTTCCGGCAGTGATGACAAAACTGCTATTATTTGGCAGCGAGATGGCAAGTTGTTAAAAACCCTTACAGGGCATGAAGGAAATGTTAATCGTGTGCGTTTTAGCCCTGATGGTAAGTCAATAGCTACTGTCAGTGATGGTGATAATGAAAATGTAAAACTCTGGGCTATTGATGGAACTTTACTCACAACTTTTAACGGGCATCGGGATAGGGTCAAAGATGTAAGTTTTAGTCCTGATGGTAAGATACTTGCCACCGCAAGTTGGGACAACAGCATCCGACTCTGGAATCTGGAGGGGTTATTTCCTAAAACTCTTGAAGGACATAAATACAGGGTCATGGATGTAGCTTGGTCGCCCGATGCTCAAACTCTAGCTACAGCTAGCTGGGATCAAACAGTACGATTTTGGAATCGGGATGGCGCTTTTCTGAAAAGACTTGAACATACTGACCAAGTAAATGGGGTAAGTTTCAGTCCTAATAACCAGCTTGTTGCTACAGTTGACTCTAGTGGAACTATCAATCTTTGGCGACGGGATGGCACTTTACTCAAATCTCTGACAAAACAACATACTGACTTTATTAGGGCTGTGGCTTGGTCGCCAGACAGTAAAATCCTAGTTACAGTAGGTGGGGAAAAAGACCGCACTGTTAAACTTTGGAGTCGGGAAGGTCAGCTACTCCAAACCCTTAAAGGACATACAGATGGAGTTTATGGTGTCAGTTTTAGCCCAGATGGCAAAACAATTGCTACTTCTAGCAAAGACAACACTGTTAAACTTTGGAGTCGGGAAGGTCAGCCACTCCAAACCCTTAAAGGACATGCTGGTTGGATATGGAATGTAACTTTCAGCCCTGACGGTCAATTTATTGCCTCAGCAAGTGAAGATAATACTGTTATCCTTTGGCATCGAGATGGTACTTTATTTAAAAAATTTAAAACTTTAAAAGGTCATACAGCTAGGGTTTCTGATGTCACTTTTAGTTCGGATGGTAAGCTGATTGCTACAGGCAGTTCTGATGCAACTATCAAGTTCTGGAATCTTGATGGTCTATTACTTGCGACTCTTGAAGAGCATAAAGACCGGGTAATGTCAGTCAGTTTCAGTCCAGATGGCAAAACCCTCGCTTCAACTAGTGTTGATGGAGCCGTAAAACTGTGGAACCTCAAAAATTTTAAATTAACCTCTGATCTCAATCTCCTACTTGCACGGAGTTGTGATTGGGTTGGTGATTATCTCAAAACTAACCAAAAGGTAGAAAAGAGCGATCGGCTTCTTTGTCCTTGA
- the holA gene encoding DNA polymerase III subunit delta codes for MPTHLYFGENKFFLSRTIKQLKTHTLDQQWANFNYTEYPPESKETIPQALSDIMTPPVGSGGRLVHLPNSTLLGICSKEILLQLESILPKIPSTNTLLITNTHKPDARNKSVKLLLEYAQVQEFPLIPQWQTQALIQQARTLADEVGVTLTTDAYTVLIDYTGNHTRLIFTELEKLKTYALGKTVNGDMVKELVSENATNSLQLANAIRLGNIAQALEFIERLINCNEPALKITATLTTTFRTWLTVKQMIITGCQDDNAIAQLADVKNPKRLYYIRQEVANCCVNKLKNSLKMLLELELMLKSGIDEKLALQTQIIKLCS; via the coding sequence ATGCCAACACACTTATACTTTGGTGAAAACAAATTCTTTCTAAGTCGCACCATCAAACAACTAAAAACCCACACTCTAGATCAACAATGGGCAAACTTTAACTATACAGAATACCCCCCAGAATCTAAAGAAACCATTCCTCAAGCATTATCCGATATCATGACACCACCAGTTGGGAGTGGAGGAAGATTAGTACATTTGCCCAACAGCACATTACTGGGAATTTGTTCAAAAGAAATTTTGTTGCAGTTGGAGTCCATTCTCCCCAAAATTCCCTCAACAAACACACTCCTTATCACCAACACTCACAAACCTGACGCGAGAAATAAATCAGTCAAACTCCTACTGGAGTACGCACAGGTACAAGAATTTCCTCTCATTCCCCAATGGCAAACCCAAGCATTAATACAGCAAGCTCGTACTTTAGCTGACGAAGTAGGTGTAACACTCACTACCGATGCCTACACAGTATTGATTGATTACACAGGCAATCATACACGACTGATATTCACCGAACTAGAAAAGCTCAAAACCTATGCCTTGGGTAAAACAGTCAACGGGGATATGGTGAAAGAATTAGTATCAGAAAATGCTACTAATAGTTTACAACTAGCCAACGCCATTCGCTTGGGTAACATTGCTCAAGCATTAGAATTTATTGAACGCTTAATTAACTGTAACGAACCAGCTTTAAAGATTACCGCTACCCTGACTACTACCTTTCGCACTTGGCTAACAGTCAAACAGATGATCATCACTGGATGTCAAGACGACAATGCAATAGCCCAACTTGCAGACGTGAAAAATCCCAAACGCTTGTATTACATACGCCAAGAGGTTGCTAATTGTTGTGTAAACAAGCTGAAAAATAGTTTGAAAATGCTATTGGAACTAGAGCTAATGCTGAAATCTGGTATAGATGAAAAACTCGCCTTGCAAACTCAAATTATCAAACTTTGCTCGTAG
- a CDS encoding AAA family ATPase, producing the protein MKQLDLLHLTTDFSVCQPSQSIDAESTQPIAENWQFSKIIGQNLAVSLLKGAITQNRIVPAYLFAGAEGVGKSLAAKCFIAEIFNIQNLANCPDILWVEPTYLHQKQLFSESEIAASGGLRKTPSQIRIEQIREITQFLATSPLIAPYKIVVVENAERMPPTAANALLKTLEEPISGTIILISSQPQRLLATIPSRCQRIPFQRLNNAQMTTVLENVGRSEILNHPNVIQFVGGSPGIAIAYHDQLQSIPQSILQQLIQPPSNLLTALSIAKDIEVQLDFHQQLWLIDYLQYCWKKFLSDQNWLLKLEDAKNSLLKMASPRLVWEVLLFPD; encoded by the coding sequence ATGAAGCAACTTGATCTACTTCATCTCACAACAGACTTTTCTGTTTGTCAACCTTCTCAAAGTATAGATGCCGAATCTACACAGCCAATTGCAGAAAACTGGCAGTTCTCAAAAATCATTGGTCAAAATTTAGCGGTATCTTTACTCAAAGGTGCAATTACACAAAACCGAATTGTCCCTGCTTATTTGTTTGCTGGAGCAGAGGGAGTAGGAAAATCCTTAGCTGCTAAATGCTTTATCGCTGAAATTTTCAACATCCAAAACCTAGCTAACTGTCCTGATATTTTATGGGTTGAACCAACATACCTACACCAAAAACAGTTGTTCAGTGAGAGTGAAATAGCAGCTTCTGGGGGACTGCGAAAAACTCCATCCCAAATTAGAATTGAGCAGATTCGAGAAATTACCCAATTTCTGGCTACCTCCCCTCTAATTGCACCTTACAAAATTGTGGTGGTAGAAAATGCGGAAAGAATGCCACCCACTGCTGCTAATGCACTCCTGAAAACTTTGGAAGAGCCAATATCCGGCACAATTATCCTCATATCATCCCAACCCCAAAGGTTACTGGCTACAATTCCCAGCCGTTGTCAACGGATTCCTTTCCAGCGACTAAACAACGCCCAAATGACCACAGTTTTAGAAAATGTGGGACGTTCTGAAATTCTCAATCACCCAAATGTTATACAATTTGTCGGTGGTTCTCCTGGAATAGCGATCGCTTACCATGATCAACTCCAATCTATCCCACAATCAATTTTGCAACAACTAATTCAACCACCTAGCAATCTGTTAACAGCGTTAAGTATTGCCAAAGATATTGAGGTGCAATTAGATTTTCATCAACAACTATGGTTGATAGATTACCTGCAATATTGCTGGAAGAAATTTCTCAGTGATCAAAATTGGCTGTTGAAATTGGAAGATGCCAAAAACTCTCTGTTAAAAATGGCCTCTCCCCGATTGGTATGGGAAGTCTTATTATTTCCTGACTAA
- the ssb gene encoding single-stranded DNA-binding protein yields MTQQYINKVDLVGRVGQTPDVRYFESGAMKTSLTLAVKPPYRSENPLWFDLELWGNIAQVAADWVQKGSTIGITGEIVFDRWIDKNTNESRQKPIIRVSNLELISSAQRKDSNETSEDQDSIINANF; encoded by the coding sequence ATGACTCAGCAATACATCAATAAAGTTGATTTAGTTGGTCGCGTTGGTCAAACACCTGATGTTCGCTATTTTGAATCAGGTGCAATGAAAACATCCTTGACTCTTGCTGTCAAACCTCCCTACAGAAGTGAAAATCCCCTCTGGTTTGATTTAGAACTTTGGGGAAATATTGCTCAAGTTGCAGCAGACTGGGTTCAAAAAGGTTCAACTATTGGGATCACCGGTGAAATAGTCTTCGACAGATGGATAGATAAAAACACCAACGAATCCAGACAAAAACCCATCATTCGTGTCAGTAATCTAGAACTGATCAGTTCTGCTCAACGTAAGGACTCGAATGAAACCAGTGAAGACCAAGATTCCATAATTAACGCCAATTTCTAG